A part of Brassica rapa cultivar Chiifu-401-42 chromosome A05, CAAS_Brap_v3.01, whole genome shotgun sequence genomic DNA contains:
- the LOC103868367 gene encoding ubiquitin-conjugating enzyme E2 variant 1D, with protein MTLGSGGTSVVVPRNFRLLEELERGEKGIGDGTVSYGMDDGDDIYMRSWTGTIIAPHNTVHEGRIYQLKLFCDKDYPEKPPTVRFHSRINMTCVNHETGVVDPKKFGLLANWQREYTMEDILVQLKKEMTASHNRKLVQPPEGTSF; from the exons ATGACCCTTGGCTCCGGAGGAACGAGTGTTGTTG TACCGAGGAATTTCCGGCTGCTGGAGGAGCTTGAACGTGGGGAGAAAGGTATTGGAGATGGAACTGTGAGCTACGGAATGGATGATGGTGATGACATTTACATGCGCTCTTGGACTGGCACTATCATCGCTCCTCACAAC ACTGTTCATGAAGGTAGGATCTATCAGTTGAAGCTCTTTTGTGACAAAGATTACCCTGAGAAACCTCCCACTGTCCGGTTCCATTCACGTATCAACATGACTTGTGTCAACCATGAAACAGGAGTG GTGGATCCCAAGAAGTTCGGGCTTCTTGCGAACTGGCAAAGGGAGTACACAATGGAAGATATACTGGTACAGCTGAAGAAGGAAATGACTGCGTCGCATAACCGTAAGCTTGTTCAACCTCCAGAAGGCACTTCCTTCTAG
- the LOC103868369 gene encoding pentatricopeptide repeat-containing protein At2g33760-like, protein MLRNLRGRFHPFWSNATTKVRYSTCSADDSHEQSSYVPLTDHPNLPESPNVSVSRDTRDYISAILTCKNVSEVGKIHARAIVNGFLQDLTVANKLLYIYSQLRAIADAETLFDEMSVKDPVSWSVMVGGFAKTNDFVNSLRVFREILRSSLNLDNYTLPIIIRVCREKRDVVVGRLIHKVALKSGMDLDCYVCAALVDMYAKCGEIDDACKLFDEMPKRDLVTWTVMIGACADSGKPDESWVLFERMRNEGIVPDRAAVVTIVNACAKLGALHKAVILHDYIRLMNFPVGVVLGTALIDMHAKCGNLDAAREMFDSMKDRNVISWSAMIAAYGYHGKATKALELFDVMVGDGRLPPNEITFVSLLNACSHAGFVKEGLEIFDLMTKYGVRPNVKHYTCMIDLLGRAGRLTEASGMIETMSIQKDETLWGSFLGACRIHKNVEMAEKAAMFLLELQPQNPGHYILLSNIYANDGKWEEVAKVRNLMNQRGLKKVPGYTWIEANNRTHRFKVGDRTHPKSKEIYDALRDLTEKLEEAGFVPDTNFVLHDVDEEVKVGMLSLHSEKLALAFGLIATPEGSLLRITKNLRVCGDCHSFFKFASLVTKREIIVRDANRFHCFKEGSCSCGDYW, encoded by the coding sequence ATGTTGAGAAATCTCAGAGGTAGATTTCATCCCTTCTGGAGCAACGCCACCACCAAGGTGCGATACTCCACTTGTTCAGCGGATGATTCACACGAACAATCCTCCTATGTTCCTCTCACTGATCACCCGAACTTACCCGAATCTCCCAACGTCTCCGTCTCTCGAGACACCAGAGATTACATCTCCGCGATCCTTACCTGCAAAAACGTGTCAGAGGTTGGGAAAATCCACGCGCGAGCAATCGTCAATGGCTTCTTACAAGACCTTACCGTCGCAAACAAGCTCCTTTACATATACTCTCAACTCAGAGCCATAGCTGATGCAGAGACTCTGTTCGATGAAATGAGCGTTAAGGATCCCGTCTCCTGGAGCGTTATGGTTGGTGGGTTTGCGAAAACTAACGATTTCGTCAATAGTTTGCGGGTTTTCAGAGAGATTCTTCGATCAAGTTTGAATCTTGATAACTACACGTTGCCTATAATTATTAGGGTTTgcagagagaagagagatgtTGTGGTAGGTAGATTGATTCATAAAGTAGCGTTGAAGTCTGGCATGGATTTGGACTGTTATGTTTGTGCTGCGCTTGTTGATATGTACGCGAAATGTGGAGAGATTGATGATGCATGTAAgctgttcgatgaaatgcctaAGAGAGACCTTGTGACTTGGACCGTGATGATTGGTGCGTGTGCTGATTCAGGGAAGCCTGATGAATCGTGGGTTTTGTTCGAAAGGATGAGGAATGAAGGGATTGTCCCTGATAGAGCTGCTGTTGTCACCATCGTTAACGCGTGTGCTAAGCTTGGAGCTTTGCACAAGGCGGTGATACTTCATGATTACATCCGCTTGATGAATTTTCCTGTTGGTGTGGTTCTTGGAACAGCTTTGATTGATATGCATGCGAAATGTGGGAACCTTGATGCTGCGAGAGAGATGTTTGATTCGATGAAGGACAGAAATGTTATCTCGTGGAGTGCGATGATTGCAGCGTACGGGTATCACGGGAAAGCAACTAAGGCTCTTGAGCTTTTTGATGTGATGGTTGGAGATGGAAGGTTACCTCCTAATGAGATCACTTTTGTTTCTCTGCTTAATGCTTGCAGCCACGCAGGGTTTGTCAAAGAGGGTCTCGAGATTTTTGATTTGATGACAAAGTACGGCGTTAGGCCAAACGTGAAACACTATACTTGTATGATCGATCTCTTGGGTCGAGCTGGTAGGCTCACTGAGGCTAGTGGGATGATTGAAACCATGTCTAttcaaaaagatgaaactttatGGGGTTCCTTTCTCGGAGCTTGCAGGATCCATAAGAATGTAGAAATGGCAGAGAAGGCTGCTATGTTCTTGCTTGAGCTACAGCCACAAAACCCAGGTCACTACATTTTACTCTCTAACATTTATGCAAACGACGGTAAGTGGGAGGAGGTTGCTAAAGTTAGGAACTTGATGAACCAACGAGGTTTAAAGAAAGTCCCCGGTTATACTTGGATTGAAGCTAATAACAGAACACATAGGTTCAAGGTTGGGGACAGGACTCATCCTAAGTCTAAAGAGATATATGATGCTCTCAGGGACTTGACTGAGAAGCTTGAAGAGGCGGGTTTTGTCCCTGATACAAACTTTGTGTTGCATGATGTCGATGAAGAGGTTAAAGTCGGGATGTTATCTTTACATAGCGAAAAGCTAGCGTTAGCGTTTGGTTTGATTGCGACTCCTGAAGGTAGTCTCTTAAGAATCACGAAGAATCTCAGAGTATGTGGTGACTGCCATAGCTTTTTCAAGTTTGCATCATTGGTTACAAAGCGAGAGATTATTGTAAGAGATGCAAATCGGTTTCATTGCTTCAAAGAAGGTTCTTGCTCATGTGGAGACTATTGGTAA